One Methanobacterium sp. genomic region harbors:
- a CDS encoding universal stress protein: protein MYEKILLPTDGSENAKRAAEQAFQIGSRSGAEILVLYVVETPRFSGIRSVNKTELKKELEQDVQRVFDEYSDMLTGIMDGGKCQKDVKLDLKFKEGSPADKILKTIDEENIDLVVMGTAGRHGVNRFLLGSVAENTMRSAQCPVLVIR, encoded by the coding sequence ATGTATGAAAAAATTTTATTGCCTACAGATGGTTCTGAAAATGCAAAAAGGGCTGCAGAACAAGCTTTTCAAATAGGAAGTAGAAGTGGTGCAGAGATACTGGTTTTATATGTAGTTGAAACCCCTAGATTTAGTGGAATCAGATCAGTTAATAAAACTGAACTAAAAAAAGAATTAGAACAGGACGTACAAAGGGTGTTTGACGAATATTCAGATATGCTGACTGGAATTATGGATGGCGGAAAATGCCAGAAGGATGTTAAATTAGATTTGAAGTTTAAGGAAGGGTCTCCTGCAGATAAAATACTCAAAACTATAGATGAGGAAAATATAGATCTTGTGGTAATGGGCACTGCTGGAAGACATGGTGTTAATAGATTTTTGCTTGGAAGTGTAGCTGAAAACACTATGAGATCGGCACAATGTCCTGTTTTAGTAATACGTTAA
- a CDS encoding amidohydrolase family protein, translating into MITIENGKVLYGEGMDAINANVVIEDDKIIEITKDKVRGGKKIDARGCIVAPAFINSHVHIGDSIACDVGDGKTIAEIVKPPNGLKHRILEGSKPEEIINSMKRSMNDMLASGTSTFVDFREGGLEGILLLEEASEDIPIRKIVLGRDNAFFDPDVGNGEIKSITKNLLKSCDGIGLSGFGEIRDEVVALIAKICEKHGKISAIHTAEYEKLQEDSIKATGKSEVQRAVEADLNALIHVTAPVGNDLKLIGDSGSSVVSCPRSNGTLSVGIPPLSDMLKHKINVLLGTDNIMFNSPNMLREMEYALKVTRGYYREYFSPAEIFKMATVNAANAFDLNTGCIKEESTADIIIVKQFSVNSILSLINRTEPKDIVGLITEGNIVYIN; encoded by the coding sequence ATGATAACAATTGAAAATGGCAAAGTACTGTATGGAGAAGGCATGGATGCCATTAATGCAAATGTGGTAATTGAAGACGATAAAATAATTGAAATTACTAAAGATAAAGTCAGGGGCGGCAAAAAGATCGATGCAAGGGGATGTATTGTGGCCCCTGCATTTATTAATTCTCATGTGCACATCGGTGATTCTATAGCCTGCGATGTTGGGGATGGAAAAACCATAGCTGAAATTGTTAAACCACCAAACGGCCTTAAACACAGGATACTTGAAGGATCAAAACCTGAAGAAATCATAAATTCCATGAAGCGATCTATGAATGATATGCTTGCAAGCGGCACTTCAACTTTCGTTGATTTTAGAGAAGGAGGACTTGAAGGGATACTTTTACTAGAAGAAGCTTCTGAAGATATTCCAATTAGAAAAATAGTTCTTGGAAGGGATAATGCATTCTTTGATCCTGACGTGGGAAATGGAGAAATTAAAAGCATCACTAAAAATCTCCTTAAATCGTGTGATGGTATAGGTTTAAGTGGATTTGGTGAAATAAGGGATGAAGTGGTGGCTTTAATTGCTAAAATATGTGAAAAACATGGAAAAATCTCTGCAATACATACTGCAGAATATGAAAAACTGCAGGAAGATTCTATTAAAGCAACTGGAAAGAGTGAAGTTCAAAGGGCTGTTGAAGCAGATTTAAATGCTTTAATTCATGTTACAGCTCCTGTTGGGAACGATTTAAAATTGATAGGTGACAGCGGTAGTTCTGTGGTCTCATGCCCTCGATCAAATGGAACACTTTCTGTTGGAATTCCACCACTAAGTGACATGCTTAAACATAAAATAAATGTACTTCTTGGAACAGATAATATAATGTTTAATTCCCCTAATATGTTGAGGGAAATGGAATATGCCTTGAAAGTAACTCGTGGCTATTACCGAGAATATTTTTCTCCCGCAGAAATATTTAAGATGGCGACAGTAAACGCTGCAAATGCATTTGATTTAAATACAGGATGTATAAAAGAAGAAAGTACTGCAGATATTATCATTGTAAAACAATTTTCAGTTAATTCAATATTATCTCTTATTAACAGAACAGAACCGAAAGATATAGTTGGTTTAATCACAGAAGGCAATATTGTATATATTAATTAA
- a CDS encoding CARDB domain-containing protein, protein MYKSKKKLVKLTLAAFLVGVFTFLPAAEAHILIISDSNNYNEASTIGKALKSKGYKVLELYKENATTKNIIKGMYNADAVIYAGHGGYQSGNYNGNGGTAKAPFALVGSNGFIWGINGQMREGWNGKLFTAPFKKNIPVILLHTCFSTGWVNGKEVANPAQTVYNFARMFNGAGANYYASGWNGAEIVYDFLRGATNFADANTKNYEKIAKYTTYNGVQVWRNDKGMCAFVGNWGGKFPTAVQTTAYDNSAAEKWYNTAVNPKPDLIITKAYKSGNYLYVTVKNQGTASSGVCYTRAWYGSYYKNIYTYGLKSGAYKTYKVYFKYKHGTVKSDYNKKVSEINENNNGKSF, encoded by the coding sequence TTGTATAAATCTAAAAAGAAATTAGTGAAATTAACTTTAGCGGCATTTCTGGTGGGTGTTTTTACTTTTTTACCTGCTGCTGAAGCTCATATTCTCATTATATCTGATTCTAATAATTACAATGAAGCTTCAACAATTGGTAAGGCTCTAAAAAGTAAGGGATACAAGGTTTTAGAGCTTTATAAAGAAAATGCAACCACTAAAAACATTATAAAAGGAATGTACAATGCGGATGCTGTGATCTATGCAGGGCATGGTGGTTACCAGTCAGGAAACTACAATGGAAACGGCGGAACAGCAAAAGCCCCCTTCGCACTTGTTGGATCTAATGGATTTATTTGGGGTATAAACGGCCAAATGCGCGAAGGATGGAACGGAAAACTATTTACAGCACCATTTAAGAAAAATATCCCTGTAATCCTGTTACACACATGCTTTTCAACAGGCTGGGTCAATGGAAAAGAAGTTGCAAATCCCGCCCAAACAGTTTACAACTTTGCGAGGATGTTCAATGGCGCAGGGGCAAATTATTATGCCAGTGGATGGAATGGGGCAGAAATAGTTTATGATTTCTTAAGGGGAGCGACAAATTTCGCGGATGCTAACACTAAAAATTATGAAAAGATAGCCAAGTATACAACTTACAATGGGGTTCAGGTATGGCGGAATGATAAAGGGATGTGTGCTTTTGTAGGTAACTGGGGCGGTAAATTCCCAACTGCTGTTCAAACTACGGCTTACGATAATTCTGCCGCTGAAAAGTGGTATAATACTGCAGTAAACCCAAAACCTGATCTTATAATAACAAAAGCTTACAAATCTGGAAATTATTTGTATGTAACTGTCAAAAACCAGGGAACTGCTTCCTCAGGGGTTTGTTACACAAGGGCGTGGTACGGCAGTTATTACAAAAATATTTACACATATGGGCTTAAATCTGGAGCATACAAAACTTACAAGGTTTATTTTAAATATAAGCATGGTACAGTTAAATCAGATTATAATAAGAAGGTTTCTGAGATAAATGAGAATAATAATGGGAAATCTTTCTAA
- the carB gene encoding carbamoyl-phosphate synthase large subunit, whose translation MPKDHDIKKVLIIGSGPIQIGQAAEFDYSGSQACESLRAEGIETVLVNSNPATIQTDVDMADRVYVEPLTPEIVAKIIEKEKPDAILPTMGGQTGLNVATGLEEIGALKGVKVIGSSVETIRNVEDRELFDEFMKRLNEPVPKAHAVDTLEGALKAVEEIGYPVIVRPAFTLGGTGGGVAHNDEELMEIASRGLDMSYIGQVLIDQSVMGWKEFEYEVMRDKNDTCIIVCNMENIDQMGIHTGESIVVAPSQTLSDDDNQRLRNASIKIIRALKIQGGCNIQFAVHPVTGEYKVIEVNPRVSRSSALASKATGYPIAKISSKIAIGMTLDEIRNDITKETPASFEPSIDYVVAKIPRWPFDKFKGINRQIGIQMKSTGEVMAIGRTIEESLHKAIRSLDIGRYGFDDVEFDEESLENATDKRIFEVYTALKSGVSIEEIKKITKIDEFFLYKILNIINFEKELNKDTIYDPFLLKKAKRMGFSDKKLSQITGMPEKQVRALREENGIIPTYKMVDTCAAEFEAKTPYYYGTYEQFDEVEVSDNKKVIILGAGPIRIGQGIEFDYCCVHGAMALKEEGIETIVINNNPETVSTDYDISNKLYFEPLTLEDVMNIVNKEKPYGVVVQFGGQTSINLAVPLAEEGVKILGTPHESIDRVEDREQFTKVLDRLGIPQADFGIAHSFEDAKTAAERIGFPVLVRPSYVLGGRAMEIVYDNTELEEYMKEAVKISPEHPILVDKFLEDAIEVDVDALCDGEDVFIGGIMEHIEEAGVHSGDSACVIPPQTIPAEVIETIKDYTRKLALELDVVGLMNIQYAVKDDGNPKVYILEANPRASRTVPFVSKSVGVPIAKVAAKLMMGTKLKDLGLVDMVKIDHVAVKESVFPFIKLPESDAILGPEMKSTGESMGIDENFGVSYYKSQLSAGMELPTEGKIFISVKDADKTKILDIVQKAEELGFDLVATRGTAKAVEDHVKIGRIKKISQGSPNIKEAMVNDEIDLIINTPSGKQSADDGYFIRRMAIELGIPYVTTLAGARAALTAIEKVKDDEIGVKSLNDYHNS comes from the coding sequence ATGCCGAAGGATCATGACATAAAAAAAGTTCTTATCATTGGATCAGGGCCAATTCAAATAGGTCAAGCAGCCGAATTTGATTACTCTGGCTCTCAAGCGTGCGAATCCCTCCGGGCAGAGGGAATTGAAACTGTACTTGTAAATAGTAATCCTGCAACAATTCAAACGGATGTAGATATGGCAGATAGAGTGTATGTCGAGCCATTAACTCCAGAAATCGTTGCAAAAATCATAGAAAAAGAAAAACCAGATGCAATTTTACCAACAATGGGTGGACAGACAGGTTTAAATGTCGCAACCGGACTTGAAGAAATAGGTGCTCTTAAAGGTGTTAAGGTAATAGGTTCATCAGTAGAAACTATACGAAATGTAGAAGATCGTGAACTTTTCGATGAATTTATGAAGAGACTCAATGAACCTGTACCAAAAGCCCACGCTGTAGACACACTGGAAGGTGCATTAAAAGCAGTTGAAGAGATTGGATACCCTGTTATTGTCCGGCCTGCATTTACCCTTGGAGGTACTGGTGGTGGAGTAGCCCATAATGATGAGGAATTAATGGAAATTGCATCTCGTGGGCTTGATATGAGTTATATTGGCCAGGTACTCATTGATCAATCTGTAATGGGATGGAAAGAGTTTGAATATGAGGTCATGCGTGATAAAAATGACACGTGCATAATTGTGTGTAACATGGAGAATATTGACCAAATGGGAATACACACTGGGGAGAGTATCGTTGTTGCTCCTTCACAGACTTTAAGCGATGATGATAACCAGAGACTTAGAAATGCTTCTATTAAAATAATAAGGGCATTAAAAATTCAGGGAGGATGTAACATACAGTTTGCAGTGCATCCTGTAACTGGTGAATATAAAGTAATTGAAGTGAATCCACGGGTAAGTAGAAGCAGTGCATTAGCTTCCAAGGCAACAGGATATCCAATAGCCAAAATATCTTCTAAAATCGCCATTGGAATGACCCTTGATGAAATCAGAAACGATATTACTAAAGAAACACCTGCTTCTTTTGAACCTTCTATTGATTATGTTGTTGCTAAAATACCCCGATGGCCCTTTGATAAATTCAAAGGCATAAATCGGCAGATTGGAATCCAGATGAAGTCTACTGGTGAAGTTATGGCAATAGGGCGAACAATTGAAGAGTCTCTGCATAAAGCCATAAGATCTCTTGATATTGGGCGATATGGATTTGACGATGTGGAATTTGATGAGGAATCACTTGAAAATGCTACTGATAAGCGGATATTTGAGGTGTATACGGCTCTTAAATCCGGCGTAAGCATTGAAGAGATAAAGAAGATCACTAAAATTGACGAATTTTTCCTTTATAAAATATTAAATATCATTAATTTTGAAAAAGAATTAAACAAAGACACTATTTATGATCCATTTTTACTGAAAAAAGCAAAAAGAATGGGTTTTTCAGATAAAAAACTTTCTCAAATTACAGGAATGCCTGAAAAACAGGTAAGGGCTTTAAGGGAAGAGAATGGAATCATCCCAACCTATAAAATGGTTGACACATGTGCTGCTGAATTTGAGGCAAAAACTCCTTATTACTACGGCACATATGAACAGTTTGATGAAGTGGAAGTTTCTGATAATAAAAAAGTTATTATACTCGGTGCTGGACCTATACGGATTGGACAGGGTATAGAATTTGATTATTGTTGTGTACATGGTGCAATGGCACTTAAAGAAGAAGGAATAGAAACTATAGTTATAAATAACAATCCTGAAACTGTTAGTACTGATTATGATATCTCCAATAAACTTTATTTTGAACCATTGACTCTGGAAGATGTCATGAACATAGTCAATAAAGAAAAACCATATGGTGTAGTTGTACAGTTTGGTGGTCAAACATCAATAAATCTAGCTGTGCCTCTTGCAGAGGAAGGAGTAAAGATATTAGGTACTCCTCATGAGAGTATAGACCGTGTAGAGGACCGTGAACAATTTACAAAAGTTTTAGATCGCCTTGGAATTCCTCAGGCAGATTTTGGTATTGCTCATTCATTTGAAGATGCTAAAACTGCTGCAGAGAGAATAGGATTCCCTGTACTGGTCCGTCCGTCATATGTGCTGGGTGGGCGAGCTATGGAAATAGTTTATGATAACACAGAACTTGAAGAATACATGAAAGAAGCTGTAAAAATTTCGCCAGAACATCCTATCCTTGTGGATAAATTCCTTGAAGATGCTATTGAAGTGGATGTGGATGCCCTGTGTGACGGAGAAGATGTATTCATCGGTGGAATAATGGAACACATAGAAGAGGCTGGAGTACACTCCGGAGATTCAGCATGTGTTATACCACCACAGACTATTCCTGCTGAAGTTATAGAAACCATTAAAGATTACACAAGGAAACTCGCACTTGAACTGGATGTAGTTGGGCTTATGAATATCCAGTATGCAGTAAAAGATGATGGAAACCCTAAAGTTTACATTTTAGAGGCAAATCCACGTGCAAGCCGAACTGTTCCATTTGTCAGTAAATCTGTTGGAGTGCCAATTGCAAAAGTAGCGGCTAAACTAATGATGGGCACCAAATTAAAAGATTTAGGCCTTGTAGATATGGTTAAAATTGACCATGTGGCTGTTAAAGAGTCAGTATTTCCATTTATCAAACTTCCAGAATCTGATGCAATACTCGGCCCTGAGATGAAGTCAACCGGGGAAAGTATGGGAATTGATGAGAACTTCGGTGTTTCTTACTATAAATCTCAGCTTTCAGCGGGTATGGAACTTCCAACTGAAGGTAAAATATTCATAAGTGTAAAAGATGCCGATAAAACTAAAATCCTTGACATAGTTCAAAAAGCAGAAGAACTTGGATTTGATCTTGTAGCAACAAGGGGAACTGCAAAAGCAGTTGAAGACCATGTAAAAATTGGAAGAATTAAAAAAATCAGTCAAGGCTCTCCAAATATAAAAGAAGCAATGGTAAATGATGAAATAGATCTTATAATAAATACGCCTTCAGGTAAACAGTCTGCAGATGACGGCTATTTCATAAGGCGAATGGCGATTGAACTTGGAATACCTTATGTTACAACACTTGCGGGAGCTCGTGCAGCGCTTACTGCAATTGAAAAGGTTAAAGACGATGAAATTGGAGTAAAATCATTGAATGATTACCATAATTCATAG
- the carA gene encoding glutamine-hydrolyzing carbamoyl-phosphate synthase small subunit: MVREAKLALEDGTIFKGESFGFETTKTGEVVFATGMTGYVESLTDPSYKGQILMNTYPLQGNYGISDEWFQSNGIKAEGFIVRDESKHPSHSHSQKSLSEFLSDYKIPGISGVDTRALTIKIREHGTMKGALTTEDISDEELLDTAKHQPDIEEIDLVDQVCVDKPVIYGGDFKRRVAIVDCGIKNNSINALLKRETGVVVLPYKTNYKDVLDHDPDGILISSGPGDPTRVKEAIENVRKLSERLPVFGICLGQQIIGLAFGAKIYKMKFGHRGINQPIMDLRTDKVSITSQNHGFTIDPESIEKTPLKMTQVNLNDGTPEGIEHEELPVSSVQYHPEAGPGPHDTDYTFDRFLKTINEY, from the coding sequence ATGGTAAGGGAAGCAAAATTAGCTTTGGAAGACGGAACAATATTTAAAGGAGAAAGTTTTGGTTTTGAAACTACAAAAACTGGGGAAGTAGTTTTTGCTACAGGAATGACAGGATATGTAGAATCGCTTACAGATCCCTCATATAAAGGTCAAATATTAATGAATACTTATCCTCTTCAGGGAAATTATGGAATATCTGACGAGTGGTTCCAATCAAATGGAATAAAGGCAGAAGGGTTCATAGTAAGGGATGAAAGTAAGCATCCATCACACAGCCACTCCCAAAAAAGCCTTTCAGAATTTTTAAGCGACTATAAAATTCCAGGAATAAGTGGAGTTGACACAAGAGCACTTACAATAAAGATCAGAGAACACGGAACCATGAAAGGAGCACTTACAACTGAAGACATATCTGATGAGGAACTGCTGGATACTGCAAAGCATCAACCGGATATAGAAGAAATAGACCTTGTAGATCAAGTTTGTGTTGACAAGCCCGTAATTTATGGGGGAGATTTCAAAAGAAGGGTAGCTATTGTTGACTGCGGAATAAAAAATAACAGTATAAATGCATTACTCAAAAGAGAAACTGGTGTAGTTGTTTTACCGTATAAAACTAATTATAAAGACGTTCTTGATCACGACCCTGATGGAATACTTATATCAAGCGGCCCTGGAGACCCCACAAGGGTAAAAGAGGCTATAGAAAATGTAAGGAAATTATCTGAAAGACTTCCTGTTTTTGGAATATGTCTTGGACAGCAGATAATAGGGCTTGCATTTGGGGCCAAGATATACAAGATGAAATTTGGCCATAGGGGAATAAATCAACCAATAATGGATCTGAGGACTGATAAAGTTTCTATAACTTCTCAAAATCATGGATTTACTATTGATCCAGAATCAATTGAAAAAACTCCTCTTAAAATGACTCAGGTTAATTTGAACGATGGTACACCTGAAGGAATTGAACATGAGGAACTTCCAGTTTCAAGTGTACAGTACCATCCAGAAGCAGGTCCTGGACCTCACGATACAGATTATACATTTGATAGGTTCCTTAAGACAATAAATGAATATTAA
- the rimI gene encoding ribosomal protein S18-alanine N-acetyltransferase: MIIREFKRPDIKRVLEIEMESFKDPYPASIIIDIYNLGAGFLVAQQDNIVVGYIIFWIRYEDEGHIISIAVDKNYRRKGVGAELVSYAVDIFKKCNVREIKLEVRVGNRGARKFYTNLGFKESKICEGYYEDGEDAVIMKKAVQKNL; the protein is encoded by the coding sequence ATGATAATAAGAGAATTTAAACGTCCAGATATTAAAAGAGTCCTTGAAATTGAAATGGAATCATTTAAGGATCCTTATCCGGCAAGTATTATTATAGATATTTATAATTTAGGGGCAGGATTTTTAGTTGCCCAACAAGATAATATTGTTGTGGGATATATTATATTTTGGATCAGATATGAAGATGAAGGCCATATAATTTCAATTGCGGTAGATAAAAATTACAGAAGGAAAGGTGTAGGTGCGGAACTTGTAAGCTATGCTGTAGATATCTTCAAAAAATGCAATGTAAGGGAAATTAAACTAGAGGTTAGAGTTGGAAATAGGGGAGCAAGAAAATTCTACACTAACTTAGGTTTTAAAGAAAGTAAAATCTGTGAAGGTTATTATGAAGACGGTGAAGACGCCGTAATCATGAAAAAAGCCGTCCAAAAAAATCTTTGA
- a CDS encoding UPF0146 family protein — MWKDFAQYIINNYSNAEKIVEVGAGKFHKVASILEESLSSSIVMTDIKPSHGKIIKDNICNPDLKIYGGSSLIYSIRPQPELMPHLILVAEKIGADLIIKPFSTDSVNSSKMKLINYKRATFYKASYK, encoded by the coding sequence ATGTGGAAAGATTTTGCTCAGTATATCATTAACAATTATAGTAACGCAGAGAAGATAGTGGAAGTAGGTGCTGGAAAGTTCCATAAAGTTGCCTCTATTCTGGAAGAAAGCCTCAGTTCATCTATTGTCATGACAGATATTAAACCTTCTCATGGGAAAATAATCAAAGATAATATTTGTAATCCTGACTTAAAAATATATGGTGGATCATCTCTTATTTATTCTATAAGGCCCCAGCCAGAATTGATGCCCCACCTTATTCTTGTTGCAGAAAAAATTGGTGCCGATCTTATCATAAAACCATTTTCTACAGACTCGGTAAATTCCAGCAAAATGAAGCTTATAAATTATAAAAGGGCAACTTTTTACAAGGCGTCTTATAAATAA
- a CDS encoding calcium-transporting P-type ATPase, PMR1-type, whose translation MKWQKLSVDETLKTLNSDANKGLTDEEAKKRNLKFGLNELVEKEKPGPIRLFLGQFKEILIVILIFAAIAAYYVGDTIDAVVILIVVVINAVVGFIQEYRAEKAMEKLKGLISNEAVVIRDGKKQKILAKNLTPGDIVVIEEGDNIPADLRLIKSFDLRVDESALTGESLPAKKHFEILDGEEETDNLVFMDTDVSLGRGKGVVVAVGMDTSIGKIAELIQEEEEDTPLHQKIGRLGRNLGILALVVCSVVFVLQYLQGLPIIDTFLTAISLAVAAVPEGLPAILTLTLALGMQRMAKSNAIVRKLLAVETLGSCNVICTDKTGTLTKNKMTVRETRITAPEKAFEISALCNNAVLNEGKLIGDPTDGAILAYAEENGYTRSELEKIHPRLLEIPLDSVRKRMTTVNDFNGTNYVLVKGAPEIVLDKCMWIEKDARPQKLAKQDKEIILNDLKDMTGKALRVLALAYKKLTPVEQDMDSVDKDKLEENLVFVGLVGMMDPPRQEAKEAVATCMKAGIRVVMITGDHEDTAAAIGKEIGILTEGKVLTGSELDKLNEAEFKEMVDDIQVYARVFPEQKVRIVEALKEKGNITSMTGDGVNDAPALKRAAIGVAMGSGTDVAKESADMLLQDDNFATIVKAVKEGRIIFDNIRRFVRFQLSTNIGAILTITSASILSLPVPFNPIQVLWINIIMDGPPAQSLGVEPPEKNVMERAPLKEEIIPRKNLLKIAIAGVVMTVGTLVLYYLELVNGASTLKATTIAFTVFVMFQIFNVFNCRAEKFSNFSNKFLVVAIGLSFLLQLAVIYVPFLQGVFRTTALSIIDWVAIIIVASLIFLSDWLVERFIK comes from the coding sequence ATGAAATGGCAAAAGTTAAGTGTAGATGAAACGTTGAAGACACTCAACTCAGATGCAAATAAAGGTTTAACAGATGAAGAAGCTAAAAAACGTAACCTTAAATTTGGACTGAATGAACTAGTTGAAAAGGAGAAACCTGGCCCAATACGTCTTTTTTTAGGGCAGTTTAAAGAAATACTTATAGTCATACTCATATTTGCCGCCATAGCGGCATATTATGTCGGGGATACAATTGATGCGGTTGTTATCCTGATTGTTGTTGTAATAAATGCTGTTGTTGGATTTATACAGGAATACAGGGCAGAAAAAGCTATGGAAAAGCTTAAAGGCCTCATCTCTAATGAAGCAGTTGTTATCAGGGATGGTAAAAAACAGAAGATACTTGCTAAAAACCTAACACCTGGAGATATTGTTGTTATAGAAGAAGGAGACAATATTCCTGCAGATTTAAGACTAATAAAAAGTTTTGATTTGAGGGTAGATGAATCAGCACTTACTGGAGAATCACTTCCAGCTAAAAAACACTTCGAAATCCTTGATGGTGAAGAAGAAACAGATAATTTGGTCTTTATGGATACTGATGTGTCTCTAGGTAGAGGAAAAGGTGTTGTAGTAGCAGTAGGTATGGACACTTCTATAGGGAAAATAGCAGAATTAATACAGGAAGAAGAAGAGGATACTCCCCTACATCAAAAAATAGGCCGCCTTGGAAGGAACTTAGGAATTCTCGCACTGGTTGTCTGTTCAGTGGTATTTGTTTTACAGTACCTGCAGGGACTCCCAATAATTGACACATTTTTAACAGCTATTTCTTTAGCAGTTGCAGCAGTTCCAGAAGGTCTTCCTGCAATTTTAACACTTACACTCGCCCTTGGAATGCAGAGAATGGCAAAAAGCAATGCTATTGTTAGAAAACTCCTCGCAGTTGAGACTTTAGGGTCATGTAATGTTATATGTACCGACAAAACAGGTACACTTACCAAAAATAAGATGACCGTAAGGGAAACCCGCATAACTGCTCCTGAGAAAGCCTTTGAGATTTCTGCATTGTGTAACAATGCGGTTTTAAATGAAGGCAAGCTCATAGGTGACCCTACTGATGGGGCCATATTAGCTTATGCTGAAGAAAATGGGTATACCCGGTCTGAACTTGAAAAAATACATCCAAGACTGCTTGAAATCCCGCTTGACAGCGTTAGAAAACGGATGACGACTGTGAATGATTTCAATGGAACTAATTATGTCCTGGTTAAAGGAGCTCCAGAAATCGTTTTAGACAAATGTATGTGGATTGAAAAAGATGCACGACCTCAAAAACTCGCTAAACAAGATAAAGAGATCATATTAAATGACTTAAAGGACATGACAGGTAAAGCCCTTCGTGTTCTGGCTCTTGCATACAAAAAACTAACACCTGTAGAACAAGATATGGATAGTGTTGATAAAGATAAATTAGAAGAAAACCTTGTTTTCGTTGGTTTAGTTGGAATGATGGACCCACCAAGACAGGAAGCTAAAGAAGCAGTTGCAACCTGTATGAAAGCAGGGATCAGAGTTGTAATGATAACAGGAGACCATGAAGATACTGCTGCAGCCATAGGAAAAGAAATTGGAATTCTTACAGAGGGCAAAGTCCTCACAGGTTCCGAACTTGATAAACTCAATGAAGCTGAATTTAAAGAGATGGTTGATGATATCCAGGTTTATGCAAGGGTTTTCCCTGAACAAAAAGTTAGAATTGTAGAAGCCCTTAAAGAAAAAGGCAACATCACATCAATGACTGGAGACGGTGTAAACGATGCTCCTGCGCTTAAGAGGGCAGCCATTGGAGTTGCCATGGGAAGCGGTACCGATGTCGCTAAAGAGTCGGCAGATATGCTTTTACAGGACGATAACTTTGCTACTATTGTTAAAGCTGTTAAAGAAGGACGTATAATATTTGATAACATCAGAAGATTTGTCAGGTTCCAGCTTTCAACCAACATAGGAGCCATACTCACCATTACTTCTGCATCGATCCTTAGCCTTCCCGTACCATTTAACCCAATCCAGGTTCTATGGATAAACATAATTATGGACGGCCCACCAGCACAATCCCTCGGAGTTGAGCCTCCTGAAAAGAATGTTATGGAACGCGCTCCACTAAAAGAAGAAATAATACCCCGGAAGAATTTGCTTAAAATAGCCATTGCAGGAGTTGTAATGACTGTAGGAACACTGGTACTCTACTATTTAGAGCTTGTAAATGGAGCAAGTACTTTAAAAGCTACAACAATAGCATTTACTGTGTTTGTTATGTTCCAGATATTTAACGTGTTTAACTGCAGAGCAGAGAAGTTCTCAAACTTCTCAAACAAGTTCCTGGTTGTGGCAATTGGGCTGTCGTTCTTACTGCAGCTAGCCGTTATATATGTTCCATTCCTACAGGGCGTATTTAGAACAACTGCACTGTCAATAATTGACTGGGTTGCAATTATAATAGTTGCTAGCTTGATTTTTTTAAGCGACTGGCTAGTTGAGAGGTTTATAAAATGA